In Sphingobacteriaceae bacterium, the following are encoded in one genomic region:
- a CDS encoding PD-(D/E)XK nuclease family protein, which produces MSLPFLKQVALHIFEHHKDNTENLCVVLPGKRGALFLKKYLAQVFKETIWLPTIISAEDLVREISGLQTADEVDQLCMLYDSYQTLHKTAAEPFESFAKWGGLILQDFNEIDRHLANPKQVYENLAEIKEIENWSLNNEELTEFQKKYLAFMHSLSFIYSDFTTKLLAEKLAYQGLAYRVATEKLSTSQFDSIFSKYLFCGFNALNTSELKIISHLVKKQKAELLWDGDPYYLKNVDHEAGHFLRKNLELFPQKNPSFIKEHFLESKKINILSVPKQMGQAMAVKQILEEYIQQKTPLDSIAIVLANEKLLWPVLRQLPNEVEHVNITMEYPLRYTATSALLESCIQLQVSFDKQENKNKYIYYTEFISIIKQPLFQNWLQFNNINISISAITEAIHKKNIAFIHKKHLIEFFGESYAIIQALFTEANNNLAFNDALQQLINDLINHFNKSEQKNEIKLEKEYLSLYKRSFNRIGDALSKYPYFKNIHAFKQLFSQITGSLSAPFIGEPLKGLQIMGLLETRTLDFEHVIFVNVNESVLPSGKSVNSFIPNDLKRAFNLPLYTEKDAIYSYHFYRLLQRAKEVSITYDCETDTFGKGEKSRFVSQLQIELPNYSANIEINEYNAESELKMREANNQIAYPKNQISLQPILHKATTNSDYTGLSPSSINTYKECALKFYFRYGALLKETENVEESAESNTFGSILHLCLEKYYTPFIGKHLQSQSLHTHENRIEKMVQEAFLSFFDLDEIKGKNLIQAAVIKAYLEKQIKTDLSLSTTCEKNGVSFVIKDLEKEFNASLMVNIEGGEKEVFIRGKIDRIDSVNTQVRIIDYKNSVKQSDKFVFTGFEDLFDKIEYNKQLQLFMYAWLLYKNSYASAGSLQPGIIAFKDYTLQPHLIRTKEKEELIFSEKLILEFEFALSKFISELLETNGDFKQTLNSDTCIYCGYNQICLKEVKSAF; this is translated from the coding sequence ATGAGTTTACCCTTTCTAAAGCAAGTAGCTTTACATATTTTTGAGCACCACAAAGATAACACGGAAAATCTATGCGTGGTACTCCCCGGTAAAAGAGGAGCCTTATTTCTCAAAAAATACCTGGCTCAAGTTTTTAAGGAAACTATTTGGTTGCCTACCATTATTAGTGCCGAAGACCTAGTGAGAGAAATCAGTGGATTGCAAACAGCCGATGAAGTGGATCAATTATGTATGCTCTACGATAGCTACCAAACTTTACATAAAACCGCAGCAGAACCTTTTGAAAGTTTTGCCAAATGGGGCGGCTTAATTTTACAGGATTTTAACGAAATAGATCGACACCTGGCCAACCCCAAACAAGTGTATGAAAACCTTGCCGAAATTAAGGAAATAGAAAATTGGAGTTTGAATAATGAGGAATTGACTGAATTTCAGAAAAAATATCTGGCATTTATGCATAGTTTAAGTTTCATATACAGCGATTTTACAACAAAACTTCTTGCAGAAAAATTGGCCTATCAGGGATTAGCCTACCGTGTTGCTACCGAAAAATTAAGCACTTCACAGTTTGACTCTATCTTTTCTAAATATTTATTTTGTGGATTTAATGCTTTAAATACTTCCGAATTAAAAATCATTTCGCATTTAGTTAAAAAACAAAAAGCCGAATTGTTATGGGATGGCGATCCTTATTACCTGAAAAATGTTGATCATGAGGCAGGTCACTTTTTAAGAAAAAATCTTGAATTGTTTCCGCAAAAAAATCCAAGTTTCATTAAAGAACATTTTCTCGAGTCCAAAAAAATAAATATTCTGTCGGTGCCCAAACAAATGGGACAAGCTATGGCGGTAAAACAAATATTAGAAGAGTACATTCAACAAAAAACACCACTCGACTCTATTGCTATCGTTTTAGCTAATGAAAAATTGCTTTGGCCGGTACTAAGACAACTACCAAACGAGGTTGAACATGTTAACATTACCATGGAATACCCATTGAGGTATACCGCCACATCTGCATTATTGGAATCATGCATTCAATTGCAAGTAAGTTTTGATAAACAAGAAAATAAAAACAAATACATTTATTACACCGAATTTATTTCCATCATCAAACAACCCTTGTTTCAAAATTGGCTTCAATTCAATAATATAAATATTTCAATTTCTGCAATCACAGAAGCAATACACAAAAAAAATATTGCCTTTATTCATAAAAAACACCTGATTGAATTTTTTGGTGAATCTTATGCAATTATACAAGCCTTATTTACTGAAGCTAATAATAACCTGGCATTTAACGATGCCTTACAACAACTAATAAATGATTTAATTAATCATTTTAATAAATCAGAACAAAAAAATGAAATAAAACTAGAAAAAGAATATTTATCGCTTTACAAACGTTCTTTTAATCGTATAGGCGATGCGCTTTCTAAATATCCATATTTTAAAAATATCCACGCTTTTAAACAATTATTTAGTCAAATCACAGGCAGTTTAAGTGCGCCGTTTATTGGCGAACCCTTAAAAGGTTTACAAATTATGGGCTTATTAGAAACCCGTACGCTTGATTTTGAACACGTCATTTTTGTAAATGTTAATGAATCTGTTTTACCATCAGGCAAGTCGGTTAATTCTTTTATTCCGAATGATTTAAAAAGAGCTTTTAACTTGCCACTTTATACCGAAAAAGATGCCATTTATTCCTATCATTTTTACCGATTATTACAAAGAGCAAAAGAAGTAAGCATAACCTATGATTGCGAAACCGATACTTTTGGTAAAGGCGAAAAAAGCAGATTTGTTTCTCAATTACAAATAGAACTTCCAAATTACTCTGCCAATATTGAAATTAACGAATACAATGCTGAGTCGGAATTAAAAATGAGAGAGGCGAATAATCAAATCGCTTATCCTAAGAATCAAATTTCCCTGCAGCCAATTTTACATAAAGCAACAACCAATTCCGACTACACCGGATTATCTCCCTCTTCAATTAATACTTACAAGGAATGTGCCTTAAAATTTTATTTTCGATATGGTGCCCTGCTTAAAGAAACCGAAAATGTAGAAGAAAGTGCTGAAAGCAATACCTTCGGATCCATTCTTCATCTTTGTCTGGAAAAATACTATACTCCATTTATCGGGAAACATCTTCAAAGTCAAAGCTTACATACCCATGAAAATAGAATTGAAAAAATGGTGCAAGAAGCTTTTTTGAGCTTTTTTGATTTAGACGAAATTAAGGGTAAAAATTTAATTCAAGCTGCAGTAATAAAAGCCTATCTGGAAAAGCAAATCAAAACCGATTTGAGCTTAAGTACAACTTGTGAGAAAAATGGAGTTTCATTTGTAATAAAGGATTTAGAAAAAGAATTCAATGCCTCATTAATGGTTAATATTGAGGGTGGAGAAAAAGAGGTATTTATAAGAGGTAAAATAGACAGAATTGATAGTGTAAATACCCAGGTTAGAATTATTGACTATAAAAATTCAGTGAAACAAAGCGACAAATTTGTCTTTACCGGTTTTGAAGATCTATTTGATAAAATAGAATATAACAAACAATTGCAATTATTTATGTACGCATGGCTTTTGTATAAGAACAGCTATGCATCTGCCGGATCCCTTCAACCCGGCATCATCGCCTTTAAGGATTATACCTTGCAACCTCATCTAATAAGAACCAAAGAAAAAGAAGAACTAATCTTCAGTGAAAAATTAATACTAGAATTTGAGTTCGCGCTTTCTAAATTCATATCAGAATTACTTGAAACAAATGGAGATTTTAAACAAACCTTAAATTCAGACACCTGCATTTATTGCGGTTATAATCAAATCTGCCTGAAAGAAGTTAAAAGTGCATTTTAA
- a CDS encoding AI-2E family transporter encodes MKNPLSYRIWRIIGLAVLFILSFIFFKILIYILISMVLFFIFFPLTRRIEKIKMGRKSIPDSIASLITLFVILGCVSGLFLVIVPPLLKEAEFLSNLNFFDVLHNILNEFPTLKNLLFKFGTEEDFHNNVINQISEYINTDNLTDAANHLFRYFGTITGGTLCVLFITFFFLKDQLLVKNAILTLTPTEKEEEIKEVMSKSKKILSKYFAGLFLDMLIVGSLDFIILSILGINNALLIAFVAGLFNIIPYIGSVLTMLIAIFLGVSGCIHAGNYDMIGPVINKIFIALLSVNLFDAFIVQPFIFSNTVKAHPLEIFLVTLMAATIGGIPAMIVALPVYTLFRIIAGEFLTHLKFFRKISEKIDN; translated from the coding sequence ATGAAAAATCCGCTTTCATACCGAATTTGGAGAATAATTGGCCTCGCTGTATTATTCATACTCTCATTTATTTTTTTTAAAATCTTAATTTATATCCTTATTTCCATGGTGTTATTTTTCATTTTCTTCCCCTTAACCAGAAGAATTGAAAAAATTAAAATGGGTAGAAAAAGTATTCCCGATTCCATTGCCTCACTTATTACCTTGTTTGTTATTTTAGGCTGCGTATCCGGCTTATTTTTAGTGATTGTTCCTCCTTTACTAAAAGAAGCCGAATTCCTTTCAAATCTTAACTTTTTTGATGTGCTTCATAATATTTTAAATGAATTTCCAACATTGAAAAACCTTTTATTCAAATTTGGAACCGAAGAAGATTTTCACAATAATGTTATTAATCAAATAAGCGAATACATTAATACCGATAATTTAACAGACGCTGCAAATCACTTATTTAGATATTTTGGAACCATAACCGGCGGTACCTTATGTGTTTTATTCATTACGTTCTTTTTTCTGAAAGATCAATTATTGGTTAAGAATGCTATTCTAACTCTAACACCTACCGAAAAAGAAGAAGAAATAAAAGAAGTGATGTCTAAAAGCAAAAAAATTCTCAGTAAATATTTTGCGGGATTATTTTTAGACATGCTTATTGTTGGAAGTTTAGATTTTATCATTCTTAGCATATTAGGAATTAATAACGCCCTTTTAATCGCATTTGTTGCAGGACTCTTCAATATCATACCATATATAGGTTCGGTATTAACCATGTTAATCGCCATATTTTTAGGAGTAAGTGGATGCATTCATGCCGGTAATTATGATATGATTGGGCCTGTAATCAATAAAATATTTATTGCCTTACTAAGTGTAAACTTATTTGACGCTTTTATTGTACAGCCTTTTATATTTTCCAATACAGTAAAAGCACACCCGCTCGAAATTTTTCTGGTTACTTTAATGGCGGCAACCATAGGTGGTATACCCGCTATGATTGTGGCTTTACCCGTTTATACCTTATTTAGAATTATTGCCGGAGAGTTTTTAACCCATCTTAAGTTTTTTCGGAAAATTTCCGAAAAAATTGATAATTGA
- a CDS encoding GWxTD domain-containing protein gives MLNQDEESVEVKSVVYHLNDSISLLLVEVVNENLMYKRPDTSSAFYAEIKVSALLIPDYASRIVLDSSSIYLNDRAGEIIAPSSLKTMFTFKVQKGQNYYIDIKVLDLNKKIIYIKGQSVYKKENYGSQHYLVNVKKKPSFLHHFKEKDTLQIETKLQESKFVVDCFIKEFPPAFPPFSTKKSDEMKYVADSTFYLEKVDDKLEIIMPNKGFYHLRSNTLVNEGLSLFCFGNSYPGISTNEEMIKATRYIMGKDEYEKCLNAPDQKNAIDEFWVNIGGSKERAKELLKRYYNRVKEANKYYTSYCEGWKSDRGMLLIVLGKPNYIYKGKQSETWLYGLENNPNSFRYVFTKTNNPFSDNDYVLERSQFYKDHWYQAVDIWRQGQVYLNKN, from the coding sequence GTGCTTAATCAGGATGAAGAATCGGTAGAAGTTAAATCAGTAGTTTATCATTTGAACGATTCAATAAGTTTGTTATTGGTTGAAGTAGTGAATGAAAATTTAATGTATAAACGTCCGGATACCAGCAGTGCATTTTATGCAGAAATTAAAGTGAGCGCTTTGTTAATTCCGGATTACGCATCAAGAATAGTATTGGATAGTTCTTCGATTTATCTAAATGATAGAGCAGGGGAAATAATAGCACCATCTTCACTTAAAACCATGTTTACTTTTAAAGTTCAAAAGGGACAAAACTACTATATCGACATTAAAGTACTTGATCTAAATAAAAAAATAATTTATATCAAAGGGCAGTCTGTTTATAAAAAAGAAAATTATGGAAGCCAACATTATTTGGTTAATGTGAAGAAAAAACCTTCGTTTTTACACCATTTTAAAGAAAAGGATACCCTTCAAATAGAAACGAAATTACAGGAGAGTAAATTTGTAGTTGATTGCTTTATTAAAGAATTTCCGCCTGCATTTCCTCCCTTTTCAACTAAAAAGTCTGATGAAATGAAATACGTGGCGGATAGTACTTTTTATTTAGAAAAAGTGGATGATAAATTGGAAATAATCATGCCTAATAAAGGATTTTATCATTTGCGCTCAAACACGTTGGTAAATGAAGGCTTAAGTTTATTTTGTTTCGGGAATTCATATCCCGGAATTAGTACAAATGAAGAGATGATAAAAGCAACACGTTATATAATGGGTAAAGATGAGTATGAAAAGTGTTTAAATGCTCCTGATCAAAAAAATGCAATTGACGAGTTTTGGGTGAACATCGGAGGCAGCAAAGAAAGAGCAAAAGAATTATTAAAACGATATTATAATCGGGTGAAAGAGGCGAATAAATATTATACCAGTTATTGTGAGGGTTGGAAAAGTGACAGAGGTATGCTTTTAATTGTGCTCGGAAAACCAAATTACATTTATAAAGGTAAACAATCAGAAACCTGGTTGTATGGTTTAGAAAATAACCCAAATTCCTTCCGCTATGTTTTTACAAAAACAAACAATCCGTTTAGTGATAATGATTATGTTTTAGAGCGTTCGCAGTTTTATAAAGATCATTGGTATCAGGCAGTGGATATTTGGAGACAAGGCCAGGTTTATTTAAATAAGAATTAG
- a CDS encoding T9SS type A sorting domain-containing protein, translating into MKKSTKMFFALLTLLGMSVFGQAPVVDFSWTPTSPCAGQTVQITGSVTSGTATAWGYSLTGATAGNTLVQNPVVTFTMGGVQTVTLIALDGFTPSAPVVKTITVQAAPDVTVTSASPVVCSGNSVVITATGAATYSWMPGGQTTSTIAVTPTANATYSVIGTGTNACSATYTITQWTASLAVSSTTNMLCSGSSATLDAGYGVTYSWSPGGQSTKTIVVSPTVTTSYTVTDATCSLTANFTQSVTTCVGLNERNADVKSFGMYPNPAVNEVVLEFNNNFDKNVTIVDITGKNVMLVNSNESKLSLNISTLNQGVYFVKIQSNNKTEYAKLIKE; encoded by the coding sequence ATGAAAAAATCTACTAAAATGTTCTTTGCTCTCCTTACTTTATTGGGAATGAGCGTATTCGGTCAAGCTCCTGTGGTTGACTTCTCTTGGACTCCTACTTCACCTTGTGCAGGTCAAACTGTTCAAATTACAGGTTCTGTTACTTCAGGTACAGCAACTGCTTGGGGATATAGTTTAACAGGCGCAACAGCTGGAAATACTTTAGTTCAAAATCCTGTTGTTACATTTACAATGGGTGGTGTTCAAACGGTTACCTTAATTGCATTAGATGGGTTTACTCCAAGTGCTCCGGTTGTAAAAACTATTACAGTTCAAGCTGCTCCTGATGTTACTGTTACCAGTGCTTCACCCGTAGTATGTTCAGGAAATTCAGTAGTAATCACCGCAACTGGCGCTGCTACTTATTCTTGGATGCCGGGTGGTCAAACTACAAGTACTATTGCAGTTACTCCAACAGCTAATGCAACTTATTCAGTTATTGGTACCGGTACTAATGCTTGTTCCGCTACTTATACAATTACACAATGGACTGCTTCTTTAGCTGTTTCAAGTACAACCAACATGTTGTGTAGTGGTTCTAGTGCAACTTTAGATGCAGGTTATGGTGTTACTTATTCGTGGTCACCGGGCGGACAATCTACAAAAACAATTGTAGTTTCTCCAACTGTAACAACTTCTTATACAGTAACTGATGCTACTTGTTCATTAACTGCTAATTTCACACAAAGTGTTACAACTTGCGTAGGATTAAACGAGCGTAATGCGGATGTTAAATCTTTTGGAATGTATCCAAATCCAGCTGTTAATGAAGTAGTATTAGAATTCAATAACAATTTTGATAAAAATGTAACTATCGTTGATATCACCGGTAAAAATGTTATGTTGGTTAATTCAAACGAAAGTAAATTATCTTTAAATATTTCTACTTTAAATCAAGGAGTTTATTTTGTAAAAATTCAGTCGAATAACAAAACTGAGTACGCAAAATTGATTAAAGAATAA
- a CDS encoding superoxide dismutase, with translation MMAFELPKLNYAFNALEPHIDAKTMEIHHGKHHQAYVTNLNNAIAGTDAEKLSIEDICKNISEYPMAVRNNGGGHFNHSLFWEIMSPNGGGVPSNEVGKAIEAELGGFDKFKADFTAAGATRFGSGWAWLCVKADGKLCVCSSPNQDNPMMDIAECKGTPILGMDVWEHAYYLNYQNRRPDYMAAFFNVINWEKVNENYLKAKK, from the coding sequence ATTATGGCGTTTGAATTACCTAAATTAAACTATGCATTCAATGCATTGGAACCACATATTGATGCAAAGACTATGGAAATACACCACGGAAAACATCATCAGGCCTATGTTACGAATTTGAATAATGCTATTGCAGGAACTGATGCAGAGAAATTATCCATTGAAGATATATGTAAAAATATTTCAGAGTATCCAATGGCCGTGCGTAATAATGGTGGTGGTCATTTTAATCACTCCTTATTTTGGGAAATTATGTCTCCAAATGGAGGTGGTGTTCCTTCGAACGAAGTTGGTAAAGCCATTGAAGCTGAATTGGGTGGTTTTGATAAATTTAAAGCGGATTTCACAGCAGCAGGAGCAACTCGTTTTGGTAGCGGATGGGCTTGGTTATGTGTAAAGGCTGACGGTAAATTGTGTGTATGCAGTTCTCCAAATCAGGATAATCCTATGATGGATATTGCAGAGTGCAAGGGTACACCTATTTTAGGAATGGATGTTTGGGAACACGCTTATTATTTGAACTATCAAAACCGTCGCCCGGATTATATGGCAGCATTTTTTAATGTAATCAATTGGGAAAAGGTGAATGAAAATTATTTGAAAGCAAAAAAATAA
- a CDS encoding GLPGLI family protein codes for MIFRISLSILILLCSLAPAQITRGKITFERRTNLYKKFKGDDYKRWIKEEDKIKIDFFELYFNDTISVFKPQESELKENFEWATQKNTVYQNFNTQTRYLRKFFWGEELNLTDSLFTRNWKITESTRMIAGYACRKALWQVNDTTRIYAWFSYDLIPGTGPESFYGLPGTILGLATEDGGIIYFAKKVELIEPPVTVFIPSKRKKVYTVPEMKEEMIKRWGKEKWFKGVIHETFEVW; via the coding sequence ATGATTTTTAGAATTAGCTTAAGCATACTTATATTGCTCTGTTCCCTTGCACCGGCACAAATCACAAGAGGAAAAATAACTTTTGAAAGAAGAACAAATTTGTATAAAAAATTTAAAGGCGATGATTATAAGCGATGGATTAAAGAAGAAGACAAGATAAAGATAGATTTTTTTGAATTATATTTTAATGATACGATTTCGGTTTTTAAACCACAGGAGAGTGAATTGAAAGAAAATTTTGAATGGGCTACGCAAAAAAATACAGTTTATCAGAATTTCAACACACAAACAAGATACTTGCGAAAATTCTTTTGGGGAGAAGAATTAAATCTTACAGATAGTTTATTTACCAGAAACTGGAAAATAACGGAGAGTACAAGAATGATTGCCGGTTACGCATGCAGAAAAGCACTTTGGCAGGTAAATGATACTACTCGAATTTACGCCTGGTTTAGCTACGATTTAATTCCCGGTACAGGTCCTGAAAGTTTTTATGGATTACCAGGAACAATATTAGGATTAGCTACAGAAGATGGTGGCATAATTTATTTTGCCAAAAAAGTAGAATTAATAGAACCCCCGGTTACTGTTTTCATTCCCTCCAAACGTAAAAAAGTTTACACCGTACCTGAAATGAAGGAAGAAATGATTAAACGTTGGGGTAAAGAAAAATGGTTTAAAGGGGTAATTCACGAAACCTTTGAGGTATGGTAA
- a CDS encoding outer membrane beta-barrel protein, producing MKQFILLLIIFLSATTFHGQNLYFNGNVKDTAASQGLPNVLMMAVKFKDSSLVSFTRTNKEGVFKSLVVPLDTYIVILSHPKFNDKTYLLVPSADSVYNFKNVVLPSKSIELNEIEILAYKDKVYYKGDTLMFTADSFKTRPNANVEDLLRKLPGVKVDAMGKITVQGKAVDQVLVDGDEFFGSDPTVATRNLNAKTLESVQVFDKKKDNTEGEGNTDEMLKVMNLKLKEDAKKGYFGKISGASDFNKFHENDLLVNRFKKNLKISAFGLWTSTPKQAFDWSDAYKYGINDNGNVSFDPESNSWTSFEDNKSGIPTTLKSGFYFNNKFGKSTKVNADYTFRQTGLLSGSEVNTQYFLDDTTYTNQQLSSNNNQNLSHNFNFKLSTKLDSLTELIVRPKGSLGITETSNLKIDDFVSEEGTTTRRTSILNNGKTEKTDADILMKINRNFKKKDRQLSIMYNPTLFEQKGKNNLNTDFVYFQSQLKDSSIAQQRETSSLKNLNNGSLTYTEPWSKKLKSEFSYGISHSLNANTRKTFDFGGQTYDLFNTLQSNDFRNTRLTNRGGTRLTYEVKKYKIGVGVNYKNIYQENINVTDNQKLNKTFTGFLPYANAQIRFSQSSNLWMNYYSDLQTPELSQMQPVVDNSDPNRIFIGNPDLKPAFVNNLNMNYYFYKGISDVHFNVGIYGSQTFNQFTNTSYFDSLGRAIATPTNINGNYYGNTWLGGGFPILHRWLKIEYRLNANINRNLSYVNNKLNTVESYGFAPELTIEKQIEWMELGITGEYKYDNTKQTISINSNQNYYSYSGGANLSLKLPKKFYITSDVKYTNNGNRTPGFNLEVTTINATISKAFFKRDALTVVLEGYDLLNQNVNNTRYVNSNSIVDSKTQVIKRFFLFRLIYKFTSQKEEEEEEDDF from the coding sequence ATGAAACAATTCATTTTATTGCTTATTATTTTCCTAAGCGCAACTACGTTTCATGGTCAAAACCTTTATTTTAATGGAAATGTAAAAGACACGGCTGCATCGCAAGGCTTACCCAATGTACTAATGATGGCTGTAAAGTTTAAAGACAGTAGTTTGGTTAGTTTTACACGCACCAATAAAGAAGGCGTTTTCAAATCTTTAGTTGTTCCGCTTGATACATACATTGTCATATTATCGCATCCCAAGTTTAATGATAAAACTTATTTATTAGTTCCTTCTGCTGACAGTGTTTATAATTTTAAAAATGTAGTACTCCCTTCCAAATCGATTGAATTAAATGAAATTGAAATATTAGCTTATAAGGATAAAGTGTATTACAAAGGAGATACACTTATGTTTACTGCCGATTCATTTAAAACCAGACCGAATGCCAATGTTGAAGATTTACTGAGAAAATTACCCGGTGTTAAAGTAGATGCAATGGGAAAAATAACCGTTCAGGGTAAGGCGGTTGATCAGGTATTGGTGGATGGAGACGAATTTTTTGGAAGCGACCCAACAGTAGCCACTCGAAATTTAAATGCAAAAACATTGGAATCGGTTCAAGTATTTGATAAAAAGAAAGACAATACAGAAGGAGAAGGTAATACAGATGAAATGTTGAAGGTGATGAATTTGAAATTAAAAGAAGATGCTAAAAAAGGATATTTTGGAAAAATTTCAGGAGCCAGTGACTTTAATAAATTTCATGAAAACGATTTATTAGTTAACCGATTTAAAAAGAATTTAAAAATATCGGCATTTGGTTTATGGACCTCAACACCCAAACAAGCTTTTGACTGGAGCGACGCTTATAAGTACGGCATTAACGATAATGGTAATGTATCCTTTGATCCGGAATCTAATTCCTGGACCAGTTTTGAAGATAATAAATCAGGGATTCCTACTACTTTAAAAAGTGGTTTTTATTTTAATAATAAATTTGGTAAGTCAACTAAAGTAAATGCCGATTATACCTTCCGTCAAACCGGTTTACTTTCAGGTTCGGAAGTTAATACACAATACTTTTTAGATGACACCACCTATACCAATCAACAACTTTCTTCTAATAACAATCAAAACTTGAGTCATAACTTTAATTTCAAACTTTCCACCAAGTTGGATTCACTAACCGAATTGATAGTAAGACCTAAAGGTAGTTTGGGCATAACTGAAACATCAAACTTAAAAATTGATGATTTTGTAAGTGAAGAAGGAACCACAACCCGAAGAACTTCTATTCTGAATAATGGCAAAACCGAAAAAACGGATGCCGACATTTTGATGAAAATCAACCGGAATTTTAAAAAGAAAGACCGACAATTATCTATTATGTACAACCCTACTCTATTTGAACAAAAGGGTAAAAATAATTTAAACACCGACTTTGTTTATTTTCAATCCCAATTAAAAGACTCGAGTATTGCGCAGCAACGCGAAACATCAAGTTTAAAAAATTTAAACAACGGTTCATTAACCTATACTGAACCTTGGAGTAAAAAATTAAAATCGGAATTTAGCTACGGAATATCACATAGCTTAAATGCTAATACCAGAAAAACATTTGATTTTGGTGGGCAGACTTACGATCTTTTCAATACTTTACAATCCAATGACTTTAGAAATACCCGATTAACTAACCGGGGTGGAACAAGATTAACTTATGAAGTTAAAAAGTATAAAATTGGAGTTGGCGTAAATTATAAAAATATATATCAGGAAAATATTAATGTAACCGATAATCAGAAATTAAATAAAACATTTACCGGATTTTTACCTTATGCTAATGCACAAATCCGATTTTCACAAAGTTCAAACTTATGGATGAATTATTATTCAGATTTGCAAACTCCGGAGTTATCGCAAATGCAACCGGTTGTAGATAATAGCGATCCCAATAGGATTTTTATTGGTAATCCGGATTTAAAACCTGCCTTTGTAAATAATTTAAACATGAATTATTATTTCTACAAAGGAATAAGCGATGTGCATTTTAATGTAGGTATTTATGGTTCTCAAACCTTTAATCAGTTTACCAATACCAGCTATTTTGACAGCTTAGGAAGAGCCATTGCGACACCAACTAATATTAATGGTAATTACTATGGAAATACCTGGCTTGGCGGTGGGTTTCCAATACTTCACCGATGGTTGAAAATAGAATATAGATTAAATGCGAATATAAACAGAAACCTTTCGTACGTTAACAATAAACTTAACACGGTTGAATCTTATGGGTTTGCACCTGAATTAACAATTGAAAAGCAAATAGAATGGATGGAATTAGGAATAACAGGCGAATATAAATACGATAACACAAAACAAACAATCAGTATTAATTCCAATCAAAATTATTATTCCTATTCAGGAGGAGCTAATTTATCACTCAAATTACCAAAAAAGTTTTACATCACCTCTGACGTGAAATACACCAACAATGGAAACAGAACTCCGGGCTTTAATTTAGAAGTAACCACCATCAATGCAACCATAAGTAAAGCCTTTTTTAAACGCGATGCATTAACTGTTGTTTTGGAAGGTTATGATTTATTGAATCAAAATGTAAACAATACAAGATACGTAAACAGTAATAGTATTGTTGACAGTAAAACTCAAGTAATAAAACGCTTTTTTCTATTTCGTTTAATCTATAAATTTACTAGTCAAAAAGAAGAAGAGGAGGAAGAAGATGATTTTTAG
- a CDS encoding threonylcarbamoyl-AMP synthase translates to MLIRLNDNSLSSKGMDQIISCLKNGGLIIYPTDTVYALGADITNVKAFEKICKLKGIKPDKANFSFVCSNLSHLSEYTSPIPNPVYRIMRKALPGPYTFILNASQKVPKLLKQNKKTVGIRVPNNKICTAIVEQLGNPLISTSLHNENDDILEYFSDPELIHQQYESEVDIVVDGGFGNVYPSTVIDCSGDECVIVREGAGDASIINL, encoded by the coding sequence ATGTTAATACGATTAAATGACAATAGCCTAAGCAGTAAAGGCATGGATCAAATCATTTCCTGTTTAAAAAACGGCGGGTTGATTATTTATCCTACAGATACGGTTTACGCTTTGGGAGCAGATATCACAAACGTTAAAGCTTTTGAAAAGATTTGCAAGTTAAAGGGAATAAAACCTGATAAAGCTAATTTTTCATTTGTATGTAGTAATCTTAGTCATTTAAGTGAGTATACCAGTCCAATTCCTAATCCGGTTTACCGCATCATGCGTAAAGCTTTACCCGGGCCATATACATTTATATTAAACGCCAGTCAAAAAGTACCCAAACTTTTAAAGCAAAATAAGAAAACGGTGGGTATCCGGGTGCCTAATAATAAAATATGTACAGCTATTGTTGAACAGTTGGGCAATCCATTAATTTCAACAAGTTTGCATAACGAAAATGATGATATTTTAGAATATTTTTCAGATCCGGAACTAATTCATCAGCAATATGAAAGTGAAGTGGATATTGTTGTTGATGGAGGTTTTGGTAATGTTTATCCTTCTACTGTGATTGATTGCAGCGGAGATGAATGCGTGATTGTAAGAGAAGGGGCTGGCGACGCATCTATTATTAATTTATGA